The sequence below is a genomic window from Coffea arabica cultivar ET-39 chromosome 8e, Coffea Arabica ET-39 HiFi, whole genome shotgun sequence.
CACCACCTCCATAGCCACCTCCGTGTCCACCACCTGCTCCTCCACCGCTGCCATATCCACCTCCACTagctcctcctcctccataACCTCCTCCAGCACCTCCACCATGTCCACCTCCAGCTCCGTAACCACCACTATTACCACCTCCttcacctccaccaaaaccACCCCCCTTACCACCTCCTTCTCCTCCACCATAACCTCCTCCATGCTCACCCCCTCCACCATAACCACCACCACTACCACCACCTGCTCCACCTCCTGCTCCACCGCCATATCCACCTCCACCACCTACACCACCGCCCTTTCCATAGCCTCCACCACCCTCACCGCCTCCAGCTCCAGCACCGCCACCCTTTCCATAGCCTCCGCCACCTTCACCACCTCCACCATAACCACCCCCTGCTCCTGCACCGCCTCCTTTCCCATAGCCTCCACCAGCTTCACCTCCTCCAGCTCCTGCACCGCCACCCTTTCCATAGCCTCCTCCTCCCTCGCCTCCTCCACCGTAACCACCCCCTGCTCCTGCACCGCCTCCTTTCCCATAGCCTCCACCAGCTTCACCTCCTCCAGCACCTGCACCGCCACCCTTTCCATAGCCTCCTCCACCATAACCACCCCCTGCTCCTGCACCGCCTCCTTTCCCATAGCCTCCACCAGCTTCACCTCCTCCACCATAACCACCTCCACCTCCTACACCACCACCACTGCCATAACCGCCTCCTCCGCCAGCCCCAGTACCATGGTCAGAGCCAACCCCTACCGTGACACCACCTGAGCCCTCATTGTAGCCACCTCCTTCAAAAGTGAGGAGTGATCGGCATTCACAACATATTGCTATGCCCAGCAAAACAAAGAAGACAAAACTCAGAACTTTGTGAGTAGCCATGATGATCAGAATGTTTCGAAATTGTGAGTGTCCTGAATACAAGAAATGGCAGCTCTTTATAGGCCCGGGGTGATGCTCA
It includes:
- the LOC113702950 gene encoding uncharacterized protein, encoding MATHKVLSFVFFVLLGIAICCECRSLLTFEGGGYNEGSGGVTVGVGSDHGTGAGGGGGYGSGGGVGGGGGYGGGGEAGGGYGKGGGAGAGGGYGGGGYGKGGGAGAGGGEAGGGYGKGGGAGAGGGYGGGGEGGGGYGKGGGAGAGGGEAGGGYGKGGGAGAGGGYGGGGEGGGGYGKGGGAGAGGGEGGGGYGKGGGVGGGGGYGGGAGGGAGGGSGGGYGGGGEHGGGYGGGEGGGKGGGFGGGEGGGNSGGYGAGGGHGGGAGGGYGGGGASGGGYGSGGGAGGGHGGGYGGGAGGGYAP